In Seriola aureovittata isolate HTS-2021-v1 ecotype China chromosome 24, ASM2101889v1, whole genome shotgun sequence, the following proteins share a genomic window:
- the acp2 gene encoding lysosomal acid phosphatase yields MVPAAVLFILTVGSVCGPAATEKTLVYVTVLFRHGDRSPVKAYPTDPHQESDWPQGFGQLSQEGMRQHFDLGQFLRSRYNGFLNASYDRHEISVRSTDYDRTLMSAEANLAGLYPPSGPQVFKPSLRWQPIPVHTVPQSEERLLSFPLGDCPRYKQLMNETEHTQEFINVTTKYQDIIELVRNKTGLNKTNVESVWSVYDTLFCESVHNKSAPDWVTPDVMEKLKVLKDFGFQVIFGFYKQQEKSRLQGGILLGEIVKNLSKMAAPDPKQRLKLMMLSAHDTTVAALQASLNVFNGRQPPYASCQIFELYRDDNGSASVSMFYRNDSTAAPYPLQLPGCSLHCPLEDFVRITKLSISDDRDKECQLPSEGRDKEVIISLAVSGCLLFFLIVLLLGIICWRKEPTSSRGYHHVINHEVGEES; encoded by the exons ATGGTGCCCGCTGCGGTTCTCTTTATTTTAACGGTCGGGTCTGTCTGTGGACCagctgcaacagaaaaaacactaGTTTATGTGACTGTG cTGTTCCGGCATGGTGACAGATCACCTGTCAAAGCCTATCCCACGGACCCGCACCAAGAGAGCGACTGGCCACAAGGCTTCGGACAGTTATCACAG gaGGGGATGAGGCAGCACTTTGACCTGGGCCAGTTTCTGAGGAGTCGATACAACGGATTCCTCAACGCATCCTATGACAGACATGAG atCTCCGTCCGCAGCACAGACTACGATCGCACCCTGATGAGCGCCGAGGCCAACCTGGCAG GTCTCTACCCCCCCAGTGGCCCGCAGGTCTTCAAACCCAGCCTGAGGTGGCAGCCAATACCTGTACACACTGTGCCACAAAGTGAAGAGAGG CTTCTCTCGTTTCCTCTGGGAGACTGTCCTCGctacaaacagctgatgaatgagACTGAGCACACACAGGAATTTATTAATGTCACCACCAAGTACCAG GACATCATAGAGctggtgaggaataaaacaggACTGAACAAGACCAATGTGGAGTCAGTCTGGAGTGTGTATGACACACTCTTCTGTGAG tccGTTCACAACAAGTCAGCTCCTGACTGGGTGACTCCTGATGTGATGGAAAAGCTCAAAGTGCTCAAGGACTTTGGATTTCAG GTCATATTTGGGTTCTACAAACAGCAAGAGAAGAGCCGGCTGCAGGGAG GTATCCTGTTGGGCGAAATAGTGAAGAATCTCTCGAAGATGGCCGCCCCAGACCCAAAACAGCGACTCAAACTGATGATGCTGTCAGCG CATGACACCACTGTAGCTGCTCTTCAGGCCAGCTTGAATGTGTTCAATGGAAGACAGCCACCATACGCTTCCTGTCAAATTTTTGAGCTGTACAGGGATGACAAcgg CTCTGCTTCTGTGTCCATGTTTTACCGGAACGACAGCACAGCGGCTCCGTACCCGCTGCAGTTACCAGGCTGCTCCCTTCACTGCCCCCTGGAGGACTTTGTGAGAATTACAAAGCTCTCTATCTCAGACGACAGAGACAAGGAGTGTCAGCTGCCCTCTGAAGGGAGAGATAAAG AGGTGATCATCAGTCTGGCGGTGTCTGGCtgtctgctcttcttcctcatcgtcctcctcctcgGGATTATTTGTTGGCGGAAAGAACCAACCAGCAGCCGGGGATACCACCATGTGATCAACCACGAGGTGGGGGAGGAGTCCTGA
- the gpr137c gene encoding integral membrane protein GPR137C, with protein MFSAGEEVNSHLFTSLKESPGAAISPTLELSLTTIYTVLYSFLFVFVYLQLWLILHYGHKRFSYQSVFLFLCLLWAALRTTLFSFYFKNVVQANQLQPLAYWLLYCCPVCLQFFTLCLLNLYFTQVMFKAKAKYSPELTKYKVPLRLFFLSLSIFFLVVNLTCALLVQGALERSESPSDGGIRHAVLARVLINDSLFVLCAISLAVCIFKIAKMSSANVYLESKGTSVCQATAIGAMVILLYTSRACYNLVVVALSPQDRPNPFNYGWYSVSDQADVQEISGEAYIVFGIILFFWELLPTSLVVVFFRVQRPNQNLAPGGMINSHSFSSRAYFFDNPRRYDSDDDLSRSINSRADRASLLSTTPQLGASSWYGSIQCNGTLTAGVASAQQPPSSTAPVLFAYGNIQSHHHHHNYYSTPQNNNYHHHHHSNFYSTPQNYYCGSQTYFCTPQN; from the exons ATGTTTTCGGCAGGAGAGGAGGTTAATTCCCATTTGTTTACCTCACTGAAGGAGTCCCCTGGAGCTGCAATCTCCCCAACACTGGAGCTCAGTCTGACAACCATCTACACTGTCCTCTActctttcctgtttgttttcgtTTACCTGCAGCTCTGGCTTATTTTGCACTACGGACACAAGCGCTTCAGCTACCAGAgcgtgtttttgtttctgtgtttgctgtgggCAGCGCTGAGGACGACCCTCTTCTCTTTCTACTTTAAAAATGTGGTGCAGGCCAACCAGCTGCAGCCTCTGGCCTACTGGCTGCTCTACTGCTGCCCCGTATGCCTGCAGTTCTTCACCCTCTGCCTGCTCAACCTCTACTTCACACAG gtGATGTTTAAAGCTAAAGCCAAGTATTCCCCAGAGCTCACCAAATACAA GGTTCCTCTGCGTTTGTTCTTCCTGTCTCTCAGTATATTTTTCCTGGTGGTGAATCTGACTTGTGCGTTGTTAGTGCAAGGAGCTCTGGAGCGCTCAGAATCGccaag TGATGGGGGGATCAGACATGCGGTCCTGGCCCGTGTCCTGATCAACGACAGTCTCTTCGTCTTGTGCGCCATCTCTCTGGCCGTCTGCATCTTCAAAATTGCCAAGATGTCCTCAGCCAATGTTTACCTGGAATCTAAG GGTACGTCTGTGTGCCAGGCCACCGCCATAGGAGCCATGGTGATTCTCCTCTACACATCCAGAGCCTGTTACAACCTGGTGGTGGTGGCTCTGTCACCACAGGACAGACCCAACCCCTTTAATTATGGCTGGTACAGCGTGTCTGACCAG gctGACGTGCAGGAGATCAGTGGTGAAGCCTACATCGTGTTTGGGATCATTTTGTTCTTCTGGGAGCTGCTACCGACCAGCTTAGTGGTGGTTTTcttcagagtccagagacccAACCAAAACCTG GCTCCAGGAGGGATGATCAACAGCCACAGTTTCAGCTCCAGAGCTTATTTCTTTGACAACCCTCGACGGTATGATAGTGACGACGACCTGTCCAGAAGCATTAACAGTAGGGCTGATCGAGCCAG ccTTCTCTCCACCACTCCCCAGCTGGGTGCATCCAGTTGGTATGGCTCCATCCAATGTAACGGGACTCTGACGGCGGGCGTTGCGTCAGCCCAGCAACCGCCATCTTCCACCGCCCCCGTCCTCTTTGCCTACGGGAACATCCAGagtcaccaccaccaccacaactaCTACTCCACCCCACAGAACAACAActaccaccaccatcatcacagtAACTTCTATTCCACACCACAGAATTATTACTGCGGGTCTCAAACATATTTCTGCACCCCACAGAATTAA
- the LOC130165308 gene encoding LOW QUALITY PROTEIN: insulin receptor substrate 2-like (The sequence of the model RefSeq protein was modified relative to this genomic sequence to represent the inferred CDS: inserted 1 base in 1 codon): MASPPATGGHLLSNGTNGVKKCGYLRKQKHGHRRFFVLREPTERCPARLEYYESEKKWRNKSAAKRVITLDSCLCVNKRADAKHKHLIALYTKDEYFAVAADNEQEQESWFTVLTDLIAEGKVYDSPASTSSLVGFEEASYGLITPAAAAYKEVWQVNLKSKGLGQIKNLTGVYRLCLSSRTISFVKLNSETAAVSLQLMNIRRCGHSDSFFFIEVGRSAVTGPGEFWMQAEDSVVAQNIHETILEAMKAMKELSEFRPRSKSQSASTNPISVPTRRNLNNLPPSQTGLVRRSRTDSMAATSPGRKFTSCRIRTASEGDGSVTRPVSMSISVNGSPTSPSCGNHLSRSHTLSSGRTCRMLESSSNLHHSRSMPVSNSPPAASSPISMSPRGGAGIATPDKARRPFSCSASISGSLSDTGFMLCDDYSSSPGEPKFLPLTRSDTPDSLSSTPPSRDISDPCGYMIMESANGGRVLAGGDLAFDKAYRKRTHSLTTPRQQRVVAPLSSASLDEYTLMRMAHGQNSHSASPKVCYPEDYGDIEIGSSRSSSSNLGDDGYMPMTPGVASQSGKGDNYVPMSPMCVSAPKQIVNPRVHPQAGAGGGGGYKTNSPCSSSLEDNGYMRMWCGSKSSMESPDRHGEYMNMSPGNPPPLQTPPDYYLGLLAGEPAPVRSAYQGGSLTLPAKLQASKNEDGCQYVLMSPQSMRQRAGESDYYSVMQPSTSPLSPSVPSPVRHGRVENLAYRGRLGRPNRLSLDTLRTLPSMNEHPLPGEPRSPGEYINIDFSCISSIVSTESQSSSLGSSGGGGPGRSSLTDYINLELASHSSKEVNTPAERLXPLPVLSMCPCSEEDGVYQTGSQGLEMKNDYTEMSFGMTSSPPQLVPQNTASSQRRLSLEDQGVPESIGVFLLGATSSPTVDPDCSAKVIRANPQGRRRHSSETFSSTATVTPVFPSFARGDAVKRHSSVENISSRSSEGSDEEYGSPVNRQSSAGYPNGLNYIALNLLDNRDVEKCEDLVGFKPTSSCKGGINGLHSTPYVCLGFKEAATTAKD, encoded by the exons ATGGCAAGTCCTCCGGCGACGGGAGGACACCTGTTATCTAATGGGACGAACGGTGTGAAGAAGTGCGGGTACCtgaggaagcagaaacacgGACACAGGCGCTTCTTCGTGCTGCGGGAGCCGACGGAGCGATGCCCTGCCCGGCTGGAGTATTATGAGAGCgagaagaaatggaggaacaAGTCCGCCGCCAAACGGGTGATAACTTTGGACTCGTGTCTGTGCGTAAACAAACGGGCCGACGCCAAACACAAGCACCTCATCGCCCTCTACACCAAGGACGAGTACTTCGCGGTGGCTGCGGACAacgagcaggagcaggagagctGGTTCACGGTTTTGACTGATTTAATAGCCGAGGGGAAAGTGTACGACAGCCCTGCATCCACCTCCTCTTTAGTGGGCTTTGAGGAGGCCAGCTACGGACTCATTACCCCCGCAGCAGCTGCCTACAAGGAGGTATGGCAGGTCAACTTGAAATCCAAAGGCTTGGGTCAGATCAAGAACCTCACTGGGGTGTACAGGCTGTGTCTGTCCAGCCGCACCATCAGCTTTGTGAAACTGAACTCTgagacagcagctgtcagtctaCAGCTCATGAACATCCGCAGGTGTGGACACTCGGACAGCTTCTTCTTCATAGAGGTGGGCCGGTCGGCGGTGACCGGGCCCGGGGAGTTCTGGATGCAGGCGGAGGACTCGGTGGTGGCGCAGAACATCCACGAGACCATCCTGGAGGCCATGAAGGCCATGAAGGAGCTGTCAGAGTTCAGGCCGCGGAGCAAGAGCCAGTCTGCCAGCACTAACCCCATCTCTGTGCCCACGCGACGCAACCTCAACAACCTCCCCCCCAGCCAGACGGGCCTGGTGAGGAGATCCAGGACAGACAGCATGGCCGCCACGTCCCCTGGGAGGAAGTTCACGTCCTGCCGGATTAGAACCGCCAGCGAGGGCGATGGCAGCGTGACCCGGCCCGTGTCCATGTCCATATCTGTGAATGGGAGTCCCACCAGCCCCAGCTGTGGCAATCACCTCAGCAGGTCTCACACCCTCAGCAGCGGGCGCACCTGCAGGATGCTGGAGTCCTCCTCCAACCTGCACCACAGCAGGTCCATGCCGGTGTCCAACTCCCCTCCAGCCGCCTCCAGCCCCATCAGCATGTCTCCCAGAGGCGGGGCTGGTATCGCCACTCCGGACAAAGCCAGGCGGCCTTTCAGCTGCAGCGCCTCCATCTCCGGCTCCCTCAGCGACACCGGCTTCATGCTGTGTGACGACTACAGCTCCAGCCCAGGTGAACCCAAATTCCTCCCCCTGACCCGCAGCGACACCCCTGACTCCCTGTCCAGCACGCCTCCGTCCCGGGACATCAGCGACCCCTGTGGCTACATGATAATGGAGAGCGCGAACGGCGGCAGGGTTCTGGCTGGTGGCGATCTGGCGTTTGACAAGGCTTACAGGAAGCGCACGCACTCCCTCACCACGCCGCGTCAACAGAGGGTGGTGGCGCCGTTGTCCTCCGCCTCCCTGGATGAGTACACGCTCATGAGGATGGCGCACGGGCAGAACTCTCACTCCGCCTCGCCCAAGGTGTGCTACCCCGAGGATTACGGAGACATCGAAATCGGTTCCTCCAGGAGCTCCAGCAGTAACCTTGGCGACGATGGCTACATGCCAATGACGCCAGGTGTAGCATCCCAGTCTGGAAAGGGAGACAACTACGTGCCCATGAGCCCCATGTGCGTCTCGGCACCCAAGCAGATTGTGAACCCCAGGGTGCACCCTCAGGCGGGGgccggcggcggcggcggctaCAAAACCAACTCCccctgcagcagctctctggaGGACAACGGCTACATGAGAATGTGGTGTGGCTCCAAATCCTCCATGGAGAGCCCAGACAGACATGGCGAATACATGAACATGTCACCCGGAAACCCACCTCCACTCCAGACCCCCCCTGACTACTACTTGGGCCTGCTGGCCGGTGAACCTGCGCCGGTGAGGTCGGCTTACCAGGGCGGCTCCCTCACGCTGCCTGCCAAGCTCCAGGCGTCAAAGAACGAAGATGGCTGCCAGTATGTGTTGATGAGCCCTCAGAGCATGAGGCAGAGGGCCGGGGAGTCCGACTATTATTCGGTGATGCAGCCCAGCACCTCTCCGCTGAGCCCCTCGGTCCCTTCTCCCGTCAGACACGGCCGGGTGGAGAACCTGGCCTACAGGGGGAGGCTGGGCCGGCCCAACAGGCTTTCCCTGGACACCCTGAGGACCCTGCCCAGCATGAATGAACACCCCCTGCCCGGAGAGCCGCGGAGCCCCGGGGAGTACATTAACATTGACTTCAGCTGCATCAGCTCCATCGTATCCACAGAGAGCCAGTCTTCATCTCTGGGCTccagcggcggcggcggcccGGGGAGGTCCTCCCTGACTGACTACATCAACCTGGAGCTGGCGTCACACTCCTCCAAGGAGGTGAACACTCCTGCTGAGCGCC GCCCCCTCCCCGTGTTGTCCATGTGCCCCTGCTCTGAGGAGGACGGCGTTTACCAGACGGGGTCTCAGGGCCTCGAGATGAAAAATGACTACACCGAGATGTCGTTCGGGATGACCAGCTCGCCGCCGCAGCTTGTTCCTCAGAACACAGCCAG CAGCCAGAGGAGGCTCTCTCTGGAGGACCAGGGAGTCCCAGAAAGCATTGGGGTCTTCCTGCTTGGGGCCACCTCTTCCCCCACAGTGGACCCCGACTGCTCCGCCAAGGTGATCCGGGCCAATCCACAGGGACGCCGGCGCCACAGCTCCGAGACCTTCTCCTCCACCGCCACCGTGACGCCGGTCTTTCCCTCCTTCGCCCGGGGCGACGCGGTGAAGAGGCACAGCTCCGTGGAGAACATCTCGTCCCGGAGCAGCGAGGGCTCCGACGAGGAGTACGGCAGCCCGGTGAACCGGCAGAGCTCGGCCGGCTACCCCAACGGACTGAACTACATCGCCTTGAACCTGCTGGACAACAGGGACGTGGAGAAGTGCGAAGACCTGGTTGGCTTCAAACCCACCAGCAGCTGCAAAGGGGGTATCAATGGATTACACAGCACG